A stretch of DNA from Triticum dicoccoides isolate Atlit2015 ecotype Zavitan chromosome 2A, WEW_v2.0, whole genome shotgun sequence:
AACATGAGCATCTCTAACAACGACGGCAGATTAAGTTGGCTTCTGTTGTTGGAAGAAGACTTGATTTTGGCCTGTCAGTGTGCCAACGGATGGCTGCAGTGATGCATTTGAGGCTGGGCGCCCTATCATCATACCAATGGGTGATTGCAGTGAGGCATTTGAGGTTGGGTGTCCTGTCATCGTGCCAATGGGTGGTTGTACTAAGACATTGGGGGCTGGGTGTCCAGTCATCATACCAACGGATGACTGCATTGAGGCTGGGTGTCCTATCATCGTGCCAATGGATGGCTGCACTGAGGCATTCGGAGCTGGGTGTCCCCTCATCGTACGAGCAGATGGCAATAGTAAGGCATCTGGAGGTGAGTTGCATTGTTCTGAATAGGTATACATGTGATTTGTCGGAATTCCCAAATGACCCTGTGTAGTAGTGGTAAAGGTCAGCGTACATAAACCTTTAAAATGATAAGACTAAAATATGAGTGTAGGTAGCTTATACTATTAAGCTATTGTAATGTTGCAATTCAGCCGACAATCTTTTTTTTCCGGAGAAAACGCAT
This window harbors:
- the LOC119353591 gene encoding uncharacterized protein LOC119353591 — translated: MAAVMHLRLGALSSYQWVIAVRHLRLGVLSSCQWVVVLRHWGLGVQSSYQRMTALRLGVLSSCQWMAALRHSELGVPSSYEQMAIVRHLEWNGKEWNLCCFPIANKVVNNFNLLSTHYQLIRGLGENSWVREKGRTQWKQDGLHLGDLIPHWFRQELVKKPSSSSSESLCWICVRR